One genomic window of Borreliella burgdorferi B31 includes the following:
- a CDS encoding dicarboxylate/amino acid:cation symporter produces the protein MNIKINFFFTLPIGIFLGLFFPLGIYSSLSHAFIRLSYLSLIPFLIFSIPLGIENIIENKNFKKLFGKTIYYGILTNLSGVAVSIIAATIYLPQRIPILEKTIQNTCFFEKEALLETFFPKNIFKIFTSSNPNLLSIYMISIIIGTSFYYAKQKGRIARELMLSASNLFYHANGFIVNILNIGIIFITANYAANLKNFKDYPNYTNSITFFLAWTIIILFVILPTISYRLTKSFKMIYKGIFVSFQNIIFSGLAKDSYSPYVILIEDIKNERINIKKSIIINIPLINFVSKFGTIFVSVISFFIILKSYSSLPISIYEISYMSTLSFVFVFAFPHIPNSLIYIITMLCSTYTKGIELNVSNITPMLPILISLALLIDFAFNIAIIHIINFKELKDQEKIN, from the coding sequence ATGAATATAAAAATCAATTTTTTTTTCACTTTGCCTATTGGAATCTTTTTAGGATTGTTTTTCCCTCTTGGAATTTATAGCTCCTTATCACATGCTTTTATAAGATTATCATACTTATCTCTTATTCCCTTTTTAATATTTTCAATTCCATTAGGAATTGAAAATATTATTGAAAATAAAAACTTTAAAAAGCTTTTTGGTAAAACAATTTATTATGGAATTTTAACTAACCTATCTGGAGTTGCTGTATCAATAATAGCTGCAACAATATATCTTCCGCAAAGAATTCCAATACTAGAAAAAACAATACAAAATACATGTTTTTTTGAAAAAGAAGCTTTACTAGAAACATTCTTTCCAAAAAATATTTTCAAAATATTTACATCTAGCAATCCAAATCTACTAAGCATTTACATGATTTCAATAATAATAGGCACAAGTTTTTATTATGCAAAACAAAAAGGCAGAATAGCTAGAGAACTGATGCTAAGCGCATCCAATCTTTTTTACCATGCAAATGGGTTTATTGTAAACATATTAAATATAGGGATCATTTTTATAACAGCAAATTACGCTGCAAACTTAAAAAACTTCAAAGATTACCCAAATTATACAAACAGCATAACATTCTTTTTGGCATGGACAATTATAATTTTATTCGTAATATTGCCAACAATTAGTTATAGATTAACAAAAAGTTTTAAAATGATATATAAAGGCATTTTTGTATCATTTCAAAACATAATATTTTCAGGACTTGCAAAAGATTCTTATTCCCCTTATGTGATATTAATAGAAGATATTAAAAACGAAAGAATAAATATAAAAAAATCCATAATTATAAACATACCTTTAATAAATTTTGTATCTAAATTTGGCACTATTTTTGTTTCAGTAATATCATTTTTTATAATTTTAAAATCATATTCTAGCTTACCCATTTCTATTTATGAAATAAGCTATATGAGCACTTTATCATTTGTTTTTGTCTTTGCATTTCCTCATATACCAAATAGTTTAATTTATATAATTACAATGCTTTGCTCTACATATACAAAAGGAATAGAGCTAAATGTTTCAAACATAACACCAATGCTGCCGATATTAATCTCTTTGGCTTTACTAATCGACTTTGCTTTTAACATTGCAATCATTCATATAATAAACTTCAAAGAATTAAAAGATCAAGAAAAAATTAATTAA
- the proS gene encoding proline--tRNA ligase, translating to MSDFIASKEDDYSKWYLDIVQKAKLADYSPVKGCMVIMPYGYSIWSKIQSILDKKFKETGHENAYFPMLIPYSFLEREKDHIDGFSPEFAIIKDAGGESLAEPLVLRPTSETIIWNMYSKWIKSYRDLPLKINQWANVVRWEKRTRPFLRTTEFLWQEGHTAHATEEEALEETLLILDVYKRFIEDYLAIPVFCGKKSEKEKFAGAVSTYSIEALMQDKKALQAATSHYLGLNFAKAFDVKFQDKDGKMRHVFASSWGVSTRLIGALIMVHSDEKGLVLPPRIAPIEIIVIPIFKKEDEINKKILDYSDCVVDALKKAEFRVEIDKDVRSSPGFRFSSAEFKGIPIRLEVGINDVLLNSVTISRRDKDRKFKYQISLDSLISKVKVELDLMQKDLFQRALNFRILNTKEIFRSSKDSYETFKAYVNDYSGFVLSCWCGSLNCENIIKNETKATIRCIPDDFKARDLTGMTCIYCSSKAKYFVLFAKSY from the coding sequence ATGAGTGATTTTATAGCATCAAAAGAAGATGATTATTCTAAATGGTATTTAGATATAGTCCAGAAAGCAAAACTTGCTGATTACAGTCCTGTAAAAGGATGTATGGTAATTATGCCTTATGGGTATTCTATTTGGAGTAAAATTCAGAGTATACTTGATAAAAAATTTAAAGAGACGGGACACGAGAATGCATATTTCCCTATGCTTATTCCTTATAGTTTTTTAGAAAGAGAAAAGGATCATATTGATGGATTTTCACCCGAGTTTGCTATTATTAAGGATGCTGGTGGAGAGAGTTTGGCAGAGCCTTTGGTTTTAAGGCCTACCTCTGAGACAATTATTTGGAATATGTATAGTAAGTGGATTAAGTCTTACAGAGATCTTCCTCTTAAAATTAATCAATGGGCAAATGTTGTTCGTTGGGAAAAGAGAACAAGGCCTTTTTTGCGCACTACCGAATTTCTATGGCAAGAAGGACATACTGCTCATGCTACCGAAGAGGAGGCATTAGAAGAAACTTTACTTATTTTAGATGTATATAAAAGATTCATAGAAGACTATTTGGCCATTCCGGTGTTTTGTGGTAAAAAATCTGAAAAGGAAAAATTTGCGGGGGCTGTTTCTACTTATTCAATTGAGGCATTAATGCAAGATAAAAAAGCGCTTCAAGCCGCTACATCCCATTATTTAGGTTTAAATTTTGCAAAGGCATTTGATGTAAAATTTCAAGACAAAGATGGCAAGATGCGGCATGTATTTGCTAGTAGCTGGGGTGTTTCTACCAGATTGATTGGTGCTTTGATTATGGTTCATTCTGATGAGAAAGGTTTAGTTTTGCCGCCTCGCATTGCTCCAATAGAAATTATTGTTATTCCTATTTTTAAAAAAGAAGATGAGATTAATAAAAAAATTTTAGATTATTCTGATTGTGTTGTGGATGCTTTAAAAAAAGCAGAATTTAGGGTTGAAATTGATAAGGACGTTAGAAGTTCTCCGGGATTTAGATTTTCATCTGCCGAGTTTAAAGGAATTCCAATACGCCTTGAAGTGGGGATAAATGATGTCCTTTTAAATTCCGTTACTATTTCAAGAAGAGATAAAGACAGAAAATTTAAGTATCAAATATCACTTGATTCTCTTATAAGCAAGGTTAAGGTAGAGCTTGATTTGATGCAAAAAGATTTATTTCAAAGAGCATTAAATTTTAGGATCTTGAATACTAAGGAGATTTTTAGAAGCAGTAAGGATAGTTATGAGACATTCAAAGCCTATGTGAATGATTATTCTGGATTTGTGCTTTCTTGTTGGTGTGGCAGTTTGAATTGTGAAAATATTATTAAAAATGAAACTAAAGCCACAATAAGATGTATCCCCGATGATTTTAAGGCCAGAGATTTAACAGGCATGACTTGTATTTATTGTTCATCTAAAGCTAAATATTTTGTTTTATTTGCCAAATCCTATTAA
- a CDS encoding DUF2259 domain-containing protein → MIKLYIVFFYFFSFLLGFPENIFFKNLGFSNNDRYFMFGEYGFENGYYYSAAYFVDVVKNNFANSGVHSKTFKEHIGYSDSYDKSLYELLKMINFKVKEFKINHLRRGREIYFYVKSEIPETDFLNFVDFKTGNEYQVFVNKDINSQELSSSFNIFLSVRYCNSTLEKHLTVGRGNYYRKNVIDYRIREIVLFPNEDGIVFVLEKIMLNSYGNRYKRFMVEVKKY, encoded by the coding sequence ATGATTAAACTATATATCGTTTTTTTTTATTTTTTTTCTTTTCTGTTGGGGTTTCCAGAAAATATTTTTTTTAAAAATTTAGGATTTTCTAATAATGATCGGTATTTTATGTTTGGCGAATATGGTTTTGAAAATGGATATTATTACTCTGCTGCATACTTTGTTGATGTTGTTAAAAATAATTTTGCAAACTCTGGAGTACATTCTAAGACTTTTAAAGAGCACATTGGGTATTCAGACAGTTATGATAAAAGTCTTTATGAGCTTTTAAAGATGATTAATTTTAAAGTTAAAGAATTTAAAATTAATCATTTAAGAAGAGGGCGTGAAATTTATTTTTATGTAAAAAGTGAAATTCCAGAAACAGATTTTTTAAATTTTGTTGATTTTAAAACAGGAAACGAATATCAAGTTTTTGTAAATAAGGATATTAATTCCCAAGAACTTTCTTCTTCTTTTAATATTTTTTTATCTGTCAGATATTGTAATTCAACTCTAGAAAAGCATTTGACTGTTGGAAGAGGAAATTATTATAGAAAGAATGTTATTGATTACAGAATAAGAGAGATTGTTTTATTTCCAAATGAAGATGGAATTGTTTTTGTTTTGGAAAAAATCATGTTAAATTCTTATGGAAATAGGTATAAACGGTTTATGGTTGAAGTTAAAAAATATTGA
- a CDS encoding DUF3996 domain-containing protein produces MRMLLATIILILTTGLLAAQSKSKSMTEDDFDFDKLLAKEESVRRLFGIGFGVGYPLANITISVPYVDIDLGYGGFVGLKPNNFLPYVVMGVDLLFKDEIHKNTMISGGIGIGADWSKGSPEKSNEKLEEEEENEAQQVASLQNRIGVVIRLPLVIEYSFLKNIVIGFKAVATIGTTMLLGSPMSFEGARFNFLGTGFIKIYI; encoded by the coding sequence ATGAGAATGCTATTAGCAACAATAATACTTATATTAACAACGGGTTTATTAGCTGCACAATCCAAAAGCAAAAGTATGACTGAAGATGACTTTGATTTTGATAAACTTCTTGCAAAAGAAGAGTCTGTGCGCCGTTTATTTGGCATAGGTTTTGGAGTTGGATATCCACTTGCAAACATTACAATATCTGTTCCATATGTAGACATAGACCTTGGGTACGGAGGATTCGTAGGGCTTAAACCCAACAATTTCTTGCCCTATGTTGTGATGGGTGTAGATCTTCTATTTAAAGATGAAATACACAAAAACACTATGATTTCTGGAGGCATTGGAATAGGTGCAGATTGGTCAAAAGGAAGTCCTGAAAAATCAAATGAAAAACTTGAAGAAGAGGAAGAAAATGAAGCACAACAAGTAGCTTCTCTTCAAAATAGAATAGGGGTTGTGATAAGATTGCCTTTGGTAATAGAGTACAGCTTTCTTAAAAATATTGTGATTGGATTTAAAGCTGTTGCTACTATTGGAACAACTATGCTACTTGGCAGCCCAATGTCATTTGAAGGAGCTAGATTTAATTTCTTAGGCACAGGCTTTATAAAAATATATATATAG
- a CDS encoding DUF3996 domain-containing protein, which yields MIKIFKKIYILTLVLGMAHLSFASDNYMVRCSKEEDSTTCIAKLKEIKEKKNYDLFSMGIGIGDPIANIMITIPYINIDFGYGGFIGLKSNNFENYLNGGIDVIFKKQIGQYMKIGGGIGIGADWSKTSLIPPNEEEETDYERIGAVIRIPFIMEYNFAKNLSIGFKIYPAVGPTILLTKPSILFEGIKFNFFGFGFIKFAFN from the coding sequence ATGATAAAAATTTTTAAAAAAATATACATTTTAACATTAGTATTAGGTATGGCACACCTTTCTTTTGCATCTGACAATTATATGGTCAGATGCAGCAAGGAAGAAGATTCAACCACCTGTATCGCAAAGCTTAAAGAAATAAAAGAAAAGAAAAATTATGACTTATTTTCAATGGGCATTGGAATAGGAGATCCTATTGCAAATATTATGATTACAATTCCTTATATAAATATTGATTTTGGATATGGAGGTTTTATTGGCCTTAAGTCAAACAATTTTGAAAATTATCTAAATGGTGGAATAGACGTTATTTTTAAAAAGCAAATTGGACAATATATGAAAATTGGCGGCGGCATTGGAATAGGTGCGGATTGGTCAAAAACATCCCTTATACCCCCTAATGAAGAAGAAGAAACTGATTATGAGAGAATAGGCGCTGTTATAAGAATTCCTTTTATAATGGAATATAATTTTGCAAAAAATTTATCCATAGGATTCAAAATTTATCCTGCAGTAGGGCCAACAATATTACTAACAAAACCAAGCATTTTATTTGAAGGAATTAAATTCAATTTTTTTGGATTTGGATTCATAAAATTTGCATTTAATTAA
- the manA gene encoding mannose-6-phosphate isomerase, class I codes for MNNEDNIFLMKNNIKEYDWGGINFIPNLLGDKIDGKPKAEMWLGAHKTFSSKILYKNEYVLLSDFLEDHKELLGCNDEFPFLLKVLSANKPLSIQIHPSKDIALKGYESENNKGIDINDPKRTYKDKNPKIELIYALSDFYALKGFLPLDEIKKIYEILELNFDFQSHKDFVKTIFDLQMYELEKIIEKILKNLDLIDNFRGYWFNEIYNIYGIDVGLLVFLGMNILKLKPGEVVYTNSQEVHAYLKGDCIELMTNSDNVIRAGLTTKYIDKDEMLRVGQFEEGKLSFLNPDFQDNFSVFRLPNTNLKLIQKKINENICINRNSAMVLLVLNGCVSINKSLNLKKGESIFIGKKAENLFIDGDGEAFIAGFN; via the coding sequence ATGAATAATGAAGATAATATTTTTTTAATGAAAAATAATATTAAAGAATATGATTGGGGCGGAATTAATTTTATTCCCAATCTTTTGGGTGATAAGATTGATGGAAAGCCCAAGGCTGAAATGTGGCTTGGAGCACACAAGACATTTTCTAGTAAGATTTTGTATAAAAATGAATATGTGCTTTTAAGCGATTTTTTAGAAGATCATAAAGAGCTTTTAGGCTGTAATGACGAATTTCCTTTTTTGCTTAAGGTATTGTCTGCAAATAAGCCCCTGTCTATTCAAATTCATCCTTCTAAAGATATTGCCTTAAAAGGGTATGAATCAGAGAATAATAAAGGGATAGACATTAATGATCCCAAAAGGACATACAAAGACAAAAACCCCAAAATTGAACTTATTTATGCTCTTAGTGATTTTTATGCTCTTAAAGGCTTTTTACCCTTAGATGAGATTAAAAAAATTTATGAAATTCTGGAATTAAATTTCGACTTTCAATCACATAAAGATTTTGTAAAGACTATTTTTGATTTACAAATGTATGAACTTGAGAAGATTATTGAAAAAATTTTAAAAAATTTGGATCTTATTGATAATTTTAGGGGCTATTGGTTTAATGAAATTTACAATATTTATGGTATAGATGTGGGCCTTTTGGTATTTTTAGGTATGAATATTTTAAAACTAAAACCAGGAGAAGTTGTTTATACAAATAGTCAGGAGGTGCATGCATATCTTAAGGGAGATTGCATTGAGCTTATGACCAATTCCGACAATGTTATTAGGGCTGGGCTTACTACAAAGTATATTGATAAAGACGAGATGTTAAGAGTTGGTCAATTTGAGGAAGGAAAGTTATCATTTTTAAATCCCGATTTTCAAGATAATTTTAGCGTATTTAGACTTCCAAATACTAATTTGAAATTGATTCAAAAAAAAATAAATGAGAACATTTGTATTAATAGAAATAGTGCAATGGTCTTGCTAGTTTTAAATGGGTGCGTGAGTATAAATAAATCCTTAAATCTTAAGAAAGGTGAGAGCATATTTATAGGTAAAAAAGCAGAAAACTTGTTTATTGATGGGGACGGCGAAGCTTTTATTGCTGGTTTTAATTAA
- a CDS encoding fructose-specific PTS transporter subunit EIIC, with translation MFFNFLKKDLVFVLPEVNSKEDVIDFLIEKINDKGYIDNKKEFLQGILDREKIGDTSWENGVAIPHFIGDVVKTSFISLLYIKGSGVKWSEENPPVNLIFLICMSKKQQGNEHLKAIAFIAKLFEDDAFQNALRGFVTTDDIYYYIENVQRKAKEEVFGATKAEKIVAVTACPVGVAHTYIAAKKIENEAKKQGYSIRVETQGSIGIENALTEEEIKNASVVILAVDKDIDEKRFEGKRVYKVSTVKAINNTENIIKESFNAPVFKSKDSGTNSDTKASVATGKGSFYKYLMSGVSPMIPVVASGGILIALSIAFVGIGPDGPNFAEHPFYKQIADIGSIAFGMMLPVLAGFIAMAIADKPGLTPGLVGGVMSGNVKAGFLGAIFAGFLAGYVARFLARRSVPEWLRPVMPIFVIPLISTIIVGFFMLYFGVYIGKFMGVLESGLKSLQSNSETFGVLGKIFLGLVLGSMITVDMGGPFNKVAFLFGVGLIPQVPEIMGMVAAAIPVPPMAMGLATFLAPKLFENEEKESGKIAFLISFIGISEGAIPFAASDPGRVIPSIVVGGAVSSIIAAFLGVANHAPHGGPIVLPVIDNKFGFIIAIAVGVAVATALVIFLKSLKLKESE, from the coding sequence ATGTTTTTTAATTTTTTGAAAAAAGATCTTGTATTTGTTTTGCCAGAAGTAAATTCAAAAGAAGATGTAATTGATTTTTTAATTGAAAAAATCAATGATAAGGGATATATAGATAATAAAAAAGAGTTTCTTCAAGGAATTCTTGATAGAGAAAAGATAGGTGACACTTCTTGGGAAAATGGGGTTGCAATTCCTCATTTTATAGGAGATGTTGTTAAGACTAGTTTTATTTCATTGCTTTACATTAAAGGTTCTGGGGTTAAGTGGTCTGAAGAAAACCCCCCTGTTAATTTAATATTTTTGATTTGTATGTCAAAAAAACAACAAGGTAATGAACACCTTAAGGCGATTGCTTTTATAGCTAAACTATTTGAAGATGATGCTTTTCAAAATGCTTTACGCGGGTTTGTTACTACTGATGACATTTATTATTATATTGAAAATGTTCAAAGAAAGGCTAAAGAAGAGGTTTTTGGAGCTACAAAAGCAGAAAAAATAGTGGCCGTAACTGCTTGTCCTGTTGGAGTTGCTCATACGTATATTGCAGCTAAGAAAATTGAAAATGAAGCTAAAAAGCAGGGTTATAGCATTAGAGTAGAAACTCAAGGATCTATTGGTATTGAAAATGCCTTAACAGAAGAGGAAATTAAGAATGCGTCCGTTGTAATACTTGCTGTTGATAAGGATATTGATGAAAAGAGATTTGAAGGTAAGAGAGTTTATAAAGTTTCAACTGTAAAAGCGATAAACAATACAGAAAATATTATTAAGGAATCTTTTAATGCTCCGGTATTTAAAAGCAAAGACTCCGGTACTAATAGTGATACTAAAGCTTCGGTTGCAACAGGCAAAGGTAGTTTTTATAAATATTTAATGAGTGGGGTATCTCCAATGATTCCTGTTGTTGCAAGTGGAGGAATTTTAATTGCTCTTAGCATTGCTTTTGTTGGGATTGGACCTGATGGGCCTAATTTTGCTGAGCATCCATTTTATAAGCAGATTGCAGATATTGGTTCTATAGCTTTTGGGATGATGTTGCCCGTGCTTGCTGGTTTTATTGCAATGGCAATTGCTGATAAGCCTGGTCTTACCCCCGGTCTTGTTGGTGGAGTAATGTCTGGGAATGTAAAAGCAGGTTTCTTGGGCGCAATATTTGCGGGCTTTCTTGCAGGTTATGTTGCAAGGTTTTTAGCAAGAAGATCTGTTCCTGAGTGGTTAAGACCTGTAATGCCTATATTTGTAATTCCGCTAATAAGCACCATTATTGTCGGCTTTTTTATGCTGTATTTTGGTGTTTATATTGGAAAATTTATGGGGGTGCTTGAGAGTGGGCTTAAATCTTTACAGAGTAATTCGGAAACTTTTGGCGTGTTGGGTAAAATTTTCTTAGGCTTAGTACTAGGTTCAATGATTACTGTTGATATGGGCGGACCTTTTAATAAAGTGGCATTTCTTTTTGGTGTAGGGCTAATTCCTCAAGTGCCAGAAATAATGGGAATGGTAGCAGCAGCAATTCCTGTTCCTCCTATGGCTATGGGGCTTGCAACCTTTTTAGCACCTAAATTGTTTGAAAATGAAGAAAAAGAATCTGGTAAAATAGCCTTTTTAATTTCATTTATTGGTATTAGCGAAGGAGCTATTCCTTTTGCTGCTAGTGATCCCGGACGGGTAATCCCTTCGATAGTGGTAGGGGGAGCTGTATCAAGCATTATTGCCGCTTTTTTAGGCGTTGCTAATCATGCTCCACACGGAGGACCAATAGTACTTCCTGTTATTGATAATAAATTTGGGTTTATTATTGCAATTGCTGTTGGAGTTGCGGTTGCAACAGCTTTGGTAATTTTTTTGAAATCTTTAAAATTAAAGGAATCTGAATGA
- a CDS encoding diacylglycerol/polyprenol kinase family protein, producing MFDEFKRTILREDIKYEIFRKFFHIFSLIVLVFYRINFWIGLFSNILFMILYLSSEIFRITEKKILFFKNISNIILKSRKILPNRVSFSPVFLFLGILISYCLSMHPFNYIGIFSVCLGDGFASLIGKLIPSFKLVNGKTISGSLVVFCVTFFSYYYFFPYLTVALILGILAVLVELFDAANYDNLFLPLVVSASSYFLTSFFYSQ from the coding sequence ATGTTTGATGAGTTTAAAAGAACAATTCTTAGAGAAGATATTAAGTATGAAATTTTTAGAAAATTTTTTCATATTTTTAGCTTAATAGTTTTAGTTTTTTATAGAATAAATTTTTGGATAGGGCTTTTTTCTAATATACTTTTTATGATTTTATACTTAAGTTCTGAAATTTTTAGAATTACTGAAAAAAAAATACTTTTCTTTAAAAACATTTCAAACATAATATTAAAATCAAGAAAAATATTGCCCAATAGAGTATCTTTTTCTCCTGTCTTTTTGTTTTTAGGTATATTGATATCATATTGTTTATCTATGCATCCTTTTAATTATATTGGAATATTTTCGGTATGTCTTGGTGATGGATTTGCAAGTCTTATTGGAAAGTTAATTCCTTCTTTTAAGCTTGTAAATGGTAAAACGATTTCTGGCAGTCTTGTTGTATTTTGTGTTACTTTTTTTTCATATTATTATTTTTTTCCTTATTTGACAGTAGCTTTAATTCTTGGGATTTTAGCAGTATTGGTAGAGCTTTTTGATGCTGCTAATTATGACAATTTATTTTTACCGCTTGTTGTTTCAGCTTCGTCCTATTTTTTAACTTCTTTTTTTTATAGCCAGTAA
- a CDS encoding protein-glutamate O-methyltransferase, with protein MLEIEDKLFLKFCDFIYNNSGIRFDEKNKFVLQSRVNDAVRALALENPSQLYNLIISEKLKKEYFLDLVTTNLTRFFRNSLHFQTFEKFVIPNLINIKNIEKKNRIIIWSAGCSTGEEPYSLAFVLKSKLPKEIDFVIIASDLSLKSLMIAKEGYYSSNKCENIPKEYRHYIYSHSNGYKIKNEIKNHIRFDYHNLNFESNFSEIDVVFCRNVLIYFDEKSKIKVLKKFYNNMSKNSYLFIGHSESLFGLNLPFKFLKTPWAIIYEKKDTGCQKEKFKSQNKYKL; from the coding sequence ATGCTAGAAATTGAAGATAAACTATTTTTAAAATTTTGTGATTTTATATATAACAACAGTGGAATTCGTTTTGATGAAAAAAATAAATTTGTTCTTCAAAGCAGAGTGAATGATGCAGTACGAGCTCTTGCTCTTGAAAACCCATCACAACTTTATAATTTAATAATTAGTGAAAAATTAAAAAAAGAATATTTCTTAGATTTGGTCACAACAAATTTAACAAGATTTTTTAGAAATTCGCTACATTTTCAAACTTTTGAAAAATTTGTAATTCCGAATTTAATTAATATTAAAAACATAGAAAAAAAAAATAGGATTATCATCTGGTCTGCGGGATGTTCAACAGGAGAAGAGCCTTATTCATTAGCATTTGTACTCAAATCAAAGCTTCCAAAAGAAATAGATTTTGTTATTATTGCTTCTGATTTAAGCTTAAAATCTTTGATGATAGCAAAGGAAGGATATTACTCATCAAATAAATGTGAAAATATTCCTAAAGAATACCGACACTACATATATTCTCATTCAAACGGATATAAAATTAAAAATGAAATTAAAAATCACATAAGATTTGATTATCATAACTTAAACTTTGAAAGTAATTTTTCGGAAATTGATGTTGTTTTTTGTAGAAATGTTTTAATATACTTTGATGAAAAATCAAAAATAAAAGTACTTAAAAAATTTTACAACAATATGTCTAAAAACAGCTATTTATTTATAGGACACTCAGAATCACTTTTTGGGCTCAACCTTCCTTTTAAATTTTTAAAAACACCTTGGGCAATAATATATGAAAAAAAAGATACTGGCTGTCAAAAAGAAAAATTCAAATCACAAAATAAATATAAGTTATAA
- a CDS encoding chemotaxis protein CheB, producing the protein METKISVLIIEYFAVKRKLISDLINSSPKLQVIATASNSKFATNKLKKHKPEVILMNLEENNIKDILFLEEKNSLNKTIPIVVTSSNQNLINIAASKGADDLILVSKNKKSHEIKKEQIINSLLAYGSISIKNKIACNKDMKTKNYERANFILNHKNDISSLNQLEEHAKEKTLNEKEIKKLKLRKFDIIAIGVSAGGPVALKSILPEIPESFPPIIIVQHMPKGFTEEFAKNLNNLCKISVKETTNNEILKQGYAYISSGGYHTKIKKIDGNYQIKTLDGKHINGHKPSIGVLFQSIAEIAKDKAIAIIMTGMGNDGSREIGDIKKAGGLTIAQDKESSMVFGMPKIAIKENNIDYIVPLSHMVKLLKAILINS; encoded by the coding sequence GTGGAAACAAAAATTTCTGTACTTATCATAGAATACTTTGCTGTAAAGAGAAAACTTATATCAGACCTTATCAATTCATCTCCAAAACTCCAAGTCATTGCAACTGCTTCTAACAGCAAATTTGCAACAAATAAACTTAAAAAACATAAACCCGAAGTAATATTAATGAATTTAGAAGAGAACAATATTAAAGATATTCTATTTTTGGAGGAAAAAAACAGTTTAAACAAAACAATACCAATTGTCGTCACATCTTCAAATCAAAACCTAATAAATATTGCTGCTTCAAAGGGCGCCGATGATCTTATATTAGTATCTAAAAACAAAAAATCACATGAAATCAAAAAAGAACAAATTATTAATTCTCTTTTGGCCTATGGATCGATATCTATAAAAAATAAAATTGCCTGCAATAAGGACATGAAAACAAAAAACTACGAAAGAGCTAATTTTATTTTAAATCACAAAAATGACATTTCTTCATTAAATCAACTTGAAGAACATGCAAAAGAAAAAACATTAAATGAAAAAGAAATAAAAAAACTTAAACTGAGAAAATTTGACATAATAGCAATTGGAGTATCAGCGGGGGGGCCTGTAGCCTTGAAATCAATATTACCAGAAATACCTGAAAGCTTTCCGCCAATAATAATTGTTCAACATATGCCTAAAGGATTTACAGAAGAATTTGCCAAAAATCTTAATAATCTATGTAAAATAAGCGTAAAAGAAACCACCAATAACGAAATATTAAAGCAAGGATATGCATACATTAGCTCGGGCGGATATCATACAAAAATCAAAAAAATCGATGGTAACTATCAAATAAAAACCCTCGATGGTAAACATATAAATGGTCACAAACCATCTATTGGGGTATTATTTCAATCTATTGCAGAGATTGCAAAAGATAAAGCAATTGCCATAATAATGACTGGAATGGGAAATGATGGATCAAGAGAAATTGGAGATATAAAAAAAGCTGGAGGACTAACTATTGCGCAAGATAAAGAAAGTTCTATGGTTTTTGGAATGCCAAAAATAGCAATAAAGGAAAACAATATAGACTATATAGTTCCACTAAGCCATATGGTAAAATTATTAAAAGCTATACTAATTAATAGCTAA